In the Nitrosarchaeum sp. genome, one interval contains:
- the cofG gene encoding 7,8-didemethyl-8-hydroxy-5-deazariboflavin synthase subunit CofG — MNELVLNSESLNSVLENKIISREDIIEIYQNSKIDSKELFSTAQKLRQRFKKDSVTFSKKAFFNIVNLCKDTCSYCTYKAEPNENKISLMSKQEIKQLLNLAKKYRCVEALFVTGERPEQKYQEARDWLKENGFRSTAEYLIHASELAIEAGLFPHTNAGNLNHDELKELQKTNVSMGIMLENVSERLTKKDMPHYLAASKRPKARLEVLENTGRLKIPMTTGILVGIGETPVEVIDSIIAIKKLQEKYGNIQEIIIQNFQPKQDTKMKNFPPANENYFKIIVALTRVIMPKMNIQIPPNLSPNSYQSFLSLGINDWGGISPLTPDYVNPEFLWPEIKKVEQDSKNAGFDLKCRFPIYPEFFSFIGKELRGKMKDIEDEEGLVRKDYWK; from the coding sequence TTGAATGAGCTTGTATTAAACTCTGAGAGTTTAAACAGTGTTTTAGAAAACAAAATAATTTCCAGAGAAGATATAATAGAAATATATCAAAATTCAAAAATAGATTCTAAAGAATTATTTTCAACAGCACAGAAACTAAGACAGAGATTTAAAAAAGATTCGGTGACATTTTCAAAAAAAGCATTTTTCAATATTGTAAATTTATGTAAAGACACATGTTCATACTGTACTTACAAAGCAGAACCCAATGAAAATAAAATATCATTGATGTCAAAACAAGAAATAAAACAGTTATTGAATCTTGCAAAAAAGTATCGATGTGTAGAAGCATTATTTGTAACAGGTGAAAGACCAGAGCAGAAATACCAAGAAGCTAGAGACTGGCTAAAAGAAAACGGATTCAGGTCGACTGCAGAGTATTTGATTCATGCATCAGAATTAGCGATAGAAGCCGGATTATTTCCACATACCAATGCTGGAAATTTGAACCATGATGAGCTAAAAGAATTACAAAAGACAAATGTGTCAATGGGCATAATGCTTGAAAACGTTAGTGAAAGACTGACAAAAAAAGATATGCCGCATTATCTAGCTGCTAGTAAAAGACCAAAAGCAAGACTCGAGGTATTAGAAAACACAGGTAGATTAAAGATTCCAATGACTACAGGAATTCTTGTAGGTATTGGAGAAACACCAGTGGAGGTAATAGACTCCATCATTGCGATAAAAAAACTACAAGAAAAATATGGAAATATTCAAGAGATAATTATTCAAAATTTTCAGCCAAAGCAAGACACTAAGATGAAGAATTTTCCGCCAGCCAATGAAAATTATTTCAAGATAATTGTTGCATTAACAAGAGTGATCATGCCAAAAATGAACATACAGATTCCACCAAATCTATCTCCAAATTCATATCAGAGTTTTCTATCTTTAGGCATTAATGATTGGGGGGGCATTTCACCACTTACACCAGATTACGTAAATCCAGAATTTTTATGGCCAGAAATTAAAAAGGTTGAACAAGATTCAAAGAATGCAGGATTTGATTTAAAATGCAGATTTCCAATTTATCCAGAATTTTTTTCGTTTATTGGTAAAGAGTTAAGAGGTAAGATGAAAGATATTGAAGATGAAGAAGGATTGGTAAGGAAGGATTATTGGAAATGA
- a CDS encoding S1C family serine protease, producing the protein MDKSGVIVGAISGAAIVAIIFAVILTVPPTAVKSDVISDNKSIPSAIGETIADYSKKLSLIEIFEKSEPGVVRINVQRAEQSNGTSGVGSGFVFDKQGHIITNSHVVKNVKKVVVTFLDGRSYNAEIVGFDEYTDIGVIKVNADLSLLQPLRLGDSANLKVGEPIAAIGNPFGLSGSMTSGIVSQLGRLLPSGAGYSIPDVIQTDAAINPGNSGGPLLNMRGEIVGINTAIQSTTGEFTGVGFAVPSQTLAKIVPKLIEDGKYIHPWIGIAGRDIDPDLAKVLNLNDAVGFLVITVVDNSPAAKAGIHGSNETVEVDGIKYSIGGDIILSVDGNQVRKIDDILIHLQRAKSVGDEMVLEVLRDGRTTNITITLDERPNGN; encoded by the coding sequence ATGGATAAGTCAGGAGTAATTGTCGGAGCCATAAGTGGGGCAGCAATTGTTGCAATAATTTTTGCAGTAATTTTAACAGTACCTCCAACCGCAGTAAAATCAGATGTCATTTCAGATAACAAATCAATTCCGAGTGCAATAGGAGAAACAATTGCAGATTACTCAAAAAAGCTTTCATTAATTGAAATATTTGAAAAATCAGAACCAGGAGTAGTTAGAATTAACGTTCAAAGAGCTGAACAGTCAAACGGAACTAGCGGTGTAGGTTCTGGTTTTGTTTTTGATAAACAGGGCCACATAATTACAAATTCACATGTTGTTAAGAATGTAAAAAAAGTAGTAGTTACATTTTTGGATGGCAGATCATATAATGCAGAGATCGTAGGTTTTGATGAATACACAGACATAGGAGTAATCAAAGTCAATGCAGATTTATCATTATTACAGCCATTACGATTAGGAGATTCGGCCAATCTCAAAGTTGGGGAACCAATAGCAGCTATTGGAAATCCATTTGGTCTATCAGGCTCTATGACTTCAGGAATTGTTAGTCAGTTAGGTAGACTCTTACCTTCAGGTGCAGGATATTCTATTCCAGATGTAATTCAGACAGATGCTGCAATCAATCCAGGTAATTCAGGTGGACCGTTGTTGAATATGAGAGGAGAGATTGTTGGAATTAATACAGCCATACAATCTACAACAGGGGAATTTACAGGAGTAGGATTTGCAGTGCCATCACAAACATTAGCTAAAATTGTTCCAAAACTAATCGAAGATGGAAAATACATACACCCATGGATTGGAATAGCGGGTAGAGATATTGATCCTGATCTGGCCAAAGTTTTGAATCTAAATGATGCAGTAGGTTTTCTAGTAATTACAGTTGTAGACAATAGCCCAGCTGCAAAAGCTGGAATACATGGTTCAAATGAAACTGTCGAAGTCGATGGAATAAAGTATTCAATCGGGGGAGATATCATATTATCAGTTGATGGAAATCAAGTAAGAAAAATAGATGACATTTTAATTCATTTACAGAGAGCAAAATCAGTTGGAGATGAAATGGTTTTAGAGGTTCTAAGAGACGGCAGAACAACCAACATCACAATCACTCTAGATGAACGACCAAATGGAAATTAA